gtaactccatttttttcctatattcttcaacactcatgtttctttgttggagTTTATGGAGCTTGTCCATTAACTCGCTATCATAGTAGGTTGGAACATGCCTTCTTCTTAAGGCAGACCTTAACTCATTCCAATACCTAATGGGAGGTAAATGTCTTAGCCTAAGGTCCTTGACCAAGGCTGCCCACCAATATAGAGCATAACCTTGAAAGCTTAGTGAAGCCATGGTTACTCTCTTCTCATCATCTATTTGATGACACTCAAACAATTGCTCAACTTTCATCTCCCATTCTAGATATTCTTCCACATCATCCTTTCCATGAAAGGAAGGAAGATCAATTTTGGGTTCTCTTGGGTGATGATCCCTAACTCTATGATTTCTCCTAGGAGGTATTTGATAGTGATAATCATTGTGATGACTACTATATTGTTCATTTTCACTTGGGGAAGAGAATGTATCCCCATGATAGTCTTTTCTCCTAGATGAAGTTCCTTCTATCCTTTTGCCCTTGTTTTGATTGACCAAAAGTTGACCAATCATTTCTTTGAGTTCACTAATCTCTCTATCcctttgttgaaatttttgctCAATCTCCTCTCTTCGTGAACTCTCACTATTGGGTTTCAAACTTCCTTGCACACTAGATTGACTCATCCTTGTCAAATgggaaaaggttttcacaaagttttcaaaagttgaCAACTAATGAGTGAAAAgattttcacaaactttctttatttttggtgaaaaatttCTACAAAGATTCTAAAGGTAAAAATGTTCCAAGTAGCTCCCAGGAagaagaggtgagtcacaagtggacaagcttagaaaccaagttcttcctagccagagtttcCTTAGATTTCCTTTTACCTTAGTTTCTAAATAGAAATC
This window of the Vigna radiata var. radiata cultivar VC1973A unplaced genomic scaffold, Vradiata_ver6 scaffold_962, whole genome shotgun sequence genome carries:
- the LOC106778640 gene encoding uncharacterized protein LOC106778640, which encodes MSQSSVQGSLKPNSESSRREEIEQKFQQRDREISELKEMIGQLLVNQNKGKRIEGTSSRRKDYHGDTFSSPSENEQYSSHHNDYHYQIPPRRNHRVRDHHPREPKIDLPSFHGKDDVEEYLEWEMKVEQLFECHQIDDEKRVTMASLSFQGYALYWWAALVKDLRLRHLPPIRYWNEL